From Streptomyces yatensis, one genomic window encodes:
- a CDS encoding 4-(cytidine 5'-diphospho)-2-C-methyl-D-erythritol kinase, which translates to MTRPVTARVPAKVNVQLAVGGLRPDGFHDLANVFLAVGLHDEVTATAADTLRITVEGADAGQVPLDHTNLAARAAVALAERHGITPGVHLHIAKDIPVAGGMAGGSADAAGALLACDALWGTKATRDELLDICADLGSDIPFSLVGGAALGRGRGELLTPLETGGTFHWVFAVADGGLSTPAVYRECDRLREASGAGAGAADVPDPEPSPALLDALRAGDATALAAAVSNDLQPAALSLRPALAATLRAGADAGALASLVSGSGPTCAFLAKDPEAAQAVADALAASGTCRTVRTTSGPVPGARLVDA; encoded by the coding sequence GTGACCCGCCCCGTGACCGCCCGTGTGCCCGCCAAGGTCAACGTCCAGCTCGCGGTCGGCGGGCTGCGCCCCGACGGGTTCCACGACCTGGCCAACGTCTTCCTCGCCGTCGGGCTCCACGACGAGGTCACCGCCACCGCCGCCGACACCCTGCGCATCACCGTCGAGGGCGCGGACGCCGGTCAGGTGCCGCTGGATCACACCAACCTGGCCGCCCGCGCCGCCGTCGCCCTCGCCGAACGGCACGGCATCACACCCGGCGTCCACCTCCACATCGCCAAGGACATCCCCGTCGCGGGCGGCATGGCGGGCGGCAGCGCCGACGCCGCCGGGGCGCTGCTGGCCTGCGACGCGCTGTGGGGCACCAAGGCCACCCGCGACGAACTCCTCGACATCTGCGCCGACTTGGGCAGCGACATCCCCTTCAGCCTCGTCGGCGGCGCCGCCCTCGGCCGGGGCCGGGGCGAACTGCTGACCCCGCTGGAGACCGGCGGCACCTTCCACTGGGTGTTCGCCGTGGCCGACGGCGGGCTGTCCACCCCCGCCGTCTACCGCGAATGCGACCGGCTCCGCGAGGCGTCCGGCGCGGGCGCGGGCGCCGCCGACGTCCCGGACCCCGAGCCCTCCCCGGCGCTGCTGGACGCGCTGCGCGCCGGTGACGCCACCGCGCTGGCCGCCGCCGTATCCAACGATCTGCAGCCCGCCGCGCTCTCGCTGCGCCCCGCGCTCGCCGCCACCCTGCGCGCCGGTGCGGACGCGGGCGCGCTCGCCTCCCTCGTCTCCGGCTCCGGCCCGACCTGCGCCTTCCTGGCCAAGGACCCCGAGGCCGCGCAGGCGGTGGCGGACGCGCTGGCCGCCTCGGGCACCTGCCGCACGGTCCGAACCACCTCCGGCCCGGTCCCCGGCGCGCGGCTCGTGGATGCCTGA
- a CDS encoding TatD family hydrolase yields MAKTTSTPGGNGKASGAQKEKDAPPPPPEPLRVPVADSHTHLDMQPGTVEEALAKAASVGVTTVVQVGCDLAGSQWAAETAAAHESVWATVALHPNEAPRIVLGTPPSGGQAPQTPRDGWSRQGARQPGGDAALDAALDRIAALAALPQVRGVGETGLDYFRTGPEGMAAQERSFRRHIAIAKEHGKALVIHDREAHDDVLRVLAEEGAPDTVVFHCYSGDAAMAKICAERGYYMSFAGNVTFKNAQPLRDALAVAPLDLVLVETDAPFLTPAPYRGRPNAPYLIPLTLRAMAEVKGVPEDTLATAVAANTARVFGY; encoded by the coding sequence ATGGCGAAAACAACATCGACCCCCGGCGGCAACGGCAAGGCGAGCGGCGCGCAAAAGGAAAAGGACGCGCCCCCGCCGCCGCCGGAGCCCCTGCGGGTCCCGGTCGCCGATTCCCACACCCACCTGGACATGCAGCCGGGCACGGTCGAGGAGGCACTGGCCAAGGCCGCCTCGGTCGGCGTGACGACCGTCGTCCAGGTGGGATGCGACCTGGCCGGGTCCCAGTGGGCGGCCGAGACCGCGGCGGCGCACGAGAGCGTCTGGGCCACCGTGGCCCTGCACCCCAACGAGGCGCCCCGCATCGTCCTCGGCACACCTCCTTCTGGGGGGCAAGCCCCCCAGACCCCCCGCGACGGCTGGTCCCGGCAGGGGGCGCGGCAGCCCGGCGGCGACGCGGCCCTGGACGCGGCCCTCGACCGGATAGCGGCCCTCGCCGCCCTGCCCCAGGTGCGGGGCGTGGGCGAGACCGGCCTGGACTACTTCCGCACCGGCCCCGAGGGCATGGCCGCCCAGGAGCGCTCGTTCCGCCGCCACATCGCCATCGCCAAGGAGCACGGCAAGGCGCTGGTCATCCACGACCGCGAGGCCCACGACGATGTGCTGCGGGTGCTCGCCGAGGAGGGCGCGCCCGACACCGTCGTCTTCCACTGCTACTCCGGCGACGCGGCCATGGCGAAGATCTGCGCCGAGCGCGGCTACTACATGTCGTTCGCGGGCAACGTCACCTTCAAGAACGCCCAGCCGCTGCGCGACGCCCTCGCCGTCGCCCCGCTCGACCTCGTCCTCGTCGAGACCGACGCGCCGTTCCTGACCCCCGCCCCCTACCGCGGACGGCCTAACGCTCCGTATCTGATTCCGCTCACCCTGCGGGCCATGGCCGAGGTCAAGGGCGTCCCCGAGGACACCCTGGCGACCGCCGTGGCCGCCAATACGGCGCGTGTCTTCGGCTATTGA
- the rsmA gene encoding 16S rRNA (adenine(1518)-N(6)/adenine(1519)-N(6))-dimethyltransferase RsmA, whose product MSSTDPDVLLGPADIRALAARLGVRPTKQRGQNFVIDANTVRRIVRTAGVRPEDVVVEVGPGLGSLTLALLEAADRVIAVEIDDVLAAALPATVEARLPHRADHFELVHRDALRVTELPGPAPTALVANLPYNVAVPVLLHMLGRFPTIERTLVMVQSEVADRLAAPPGSKVYGVPSVKAAWYAHVKRAGAIGRNVFWPAPNVDSGLVSLIRRDEPLRTTATRDEVFAVVDAAFAQRRKTLRAALAGWAGSAGAAEEALKAAGVSPQARGESLTVEDFAAIAEHGPAAA is encoded by the coding sequence GTGAGCTCCACCGATCCCGACGTCCTGCTCGGCCCCGCCGACATCCGCGCCCTCGCGGCACGGCTCGGCGTACGCCCGACCAAGCAGCGCGGCCAGAACTTCGTCATCGACGCCAACACGGTCCGCCGGATCGTCCGGACCGCCGGGGTGCGCCCCGAGGACGTGGTCGTCGAGGTCGGCCCCGGGCTCGGCTCGCTGACCCTCGCGCTGCTGGAGGCCGCCGACCGGGTCATCGCCGTCGAGATCGACGACGTCCTCGCCGCCGCGCTCCCCGCCACCGTCGAGGCCCGGCTGCCGCACCGCGCCGACCACTTCGAGCTGGTGCACCGCGACGCCCTGCGGGTGACCGAACTACCGGGCCCCGCCCCGACCGCCCTGGTCGCCAACCTGCCCTACAACGTCGCCGTTCCCGTGCTGCTCCACATGCTCGGGCGCTTCCCGACCATCGAGCGGACCCTGGTCATGGTCCAGTCCGAGGTCGCCGACCGGCTCGCCGCCCCACCCGGCTCCAAGGTCTACGGCGTCCCCTCCGTGAAGGCCGCCTGGTACGCCCACGTCAAGCGCGCGGGCGCGATCGGCCGCAACGTCTTCTGGCCCGCCCCCAACGTCGACTCCGGCCTGGTCTCGCTGATACGCCGGGACGAGCCCCTGCGCACCACCGCGACCCGGGACGAGGTCTTCGCGGTCGTCGACGCCGCGTTCGCGCAGCGCCGCAAGACCCTGCGGGCGGCGCTCGCGGGGTGGGCCGGGTCCGCGGGGGCCGCGGAGGAGGCGCTGAAGGCCGCGGGGGTCTCCCCGCAGGCGCGTGGCGAATCGCTGACGGTGGAGGACTTCGCCGCCATCGCCGAACACGGGCCTGCGGCGGCCTGA
- a CDS encoding ubiquitin-like domain-containing protein, with protein MECYRSVLVSRRGSHRVSGGRAAARRAARRGAAGRTDPMRRLLPQAMVVAALAGGTSAFVAQDKAVRLSVDGDTRTLHTYADDVGELLADEDVHVGEHDIVAPAPGERLANGDEIAVRYGRPVTLTLDGERRRVWTTAHTVDGALRQLGVRAEGAYLSASRSAAITNRGLLLHVRTERTVTFRADGREHTIRTNAATVGEALAAAGLTLRGQDTTSVPQDSFPRDGQMVTVMRITGGKEIRDEPVPFTTVRRADPTLPKGTELVERPGEPGTLRTTYRVRSVNGVRQRPRKLGSEIVKPPVARIVRVGTMIVPARVGGPADGLNWRAMAHCESGGRPDAVDGSGRYGGLYQLDQGTWHHLGGHGRPQDAPPAEQTYRAKKLYQQRGTGPWPTCGRKLQH; from the coding sequence GTGGAGTGTTACCGGAGTGTTCTTGTGAGCCGTAGGGGCAGCCACCGCGTCTCGGGCGGCCGTGCCGCCGCCCGCCGAGCCGCCCGCCGCGGCGCCGCCGGCCGGACCGACCCGATGCGCCGGCTGCTGCCGCAGGCGATGGTGGTCGCCGCGCTGGCGGGCGGCACCTCCGCCTTCGTCGCCCAGGACAAGGCCGTACGGCTCAGCGTCGACGGCGATACGCGCACCCTGCACACCTACGCCGACGACGTGGGCGAGCTGCTGGCCGACGAGGACGTCCACGTCGGCGAGCACGACATCGTCGCCCCCGCGCCCGGGGAGCGGCTCGCCAACGGCGACGAGATCGCCGTCCGCTACGGCCGCCCGGTCACCCTCACCCTCGACGGGGAGCGCCGCCGGGTGTGGACCACCGCCCACACGGTTGACGGCGCACTGCGCCAACTGGGCGTACGTGCCGAGGGCGCGTACCTCTCCGCCTCCCGCTCCGCCGCCATCACCAACCGCGGCCTGCTCCTGCACGTGCGCACCGAGCGCACCGTCACCTTCCGCGCCGACGGGCGCGAACACACCATCCGCACCAACGCGGCCACCGTCGGCGAGGCCCTCGCGGCCGCCGGGCTCACCCTGCGCGGCCAGGACACCACCTCCGTCCCCCAGGACAGCTTCCCGCGCGACGGCCAGATGGTGACGGTGATGCGGATCACCGGCGGCAAGGAGATCCGCGACGAACCGGTGCCCTTCACCACCGTCCGCCGCGCCGACCCCACCCTCCCCAAGGGCACCGAACTCGTGGAGCGGCCCGGCGAACCGGGCACCCTGCGCACCACCTACCGGGTGCGCAGCGTCAACGGCGTACGGCAGCGGCCGCGGAAGCTCGGCAGCGAGATCGTCAAGCCGCCGGTGGCCCGGATCGTCCGGGTCGGCACCATGATCGTGCCCGCCCGGGTCGGCGGCCCGGCGGACGGGCTCAACTGGCGGGCGATGGCGCACTGCGAATCGGGCGGCCGGCCGGACGCGGTCGACGGCTCCGGCCGCTACGGCGGCCTCTACCAACTCGACCAGGGCACCTGGCACCACCTCGGCGGCCACGGCCGCCCCCAGGACGCGCCCCCGGCCGAACAGACCTACCGCGCCAAGAAGCTCTACCAGCAGCGGGGCACCGGCCCCTGGCCGACGTGCGGCCGCAAGCTCCAGCACTAG